The genomic DNA TCGAGGTGGTGTCCGGCACCGGCGATGCGATGCAGCTCGCGCGCACGCTGCGCGTCGTGCAGTCGACGCGGCTGCACACGGGCTGGCTGCAGCTTCGCTTCGATCCGCTGCGCGAGCAGCTGCTGCTGCGCGTCGGCGATTCGCTCGCGGCGGTGCTGCCGACCGTGATCAGCCGCGTGCGCGCGATGCTCGATCTCGATGCCGAGCCGATGGCGATCAACCACGCGCTGCATGCGGCCTTCCCGCATGGCGATGGCCTGCGCGTGCCGGGCACGGTCGACGGCTTCGAGCTCGCGGTGCGCGCGGTGCTCGGCCAGCAGATCACCGTGGCCGCGGCACGCACTTTGGGCACGCGGCTGGTGCAGGCCTTCGGCGAAGCGCTGGCGACGCCGGTCGCGGGGCTCGACCGGCTGTTCCCGACACCGGCCGCGATCGCCGAGGCCAGCGGCGATGCGCTGGGCCAACTCGGCATCGTGCGCCAGCGGCAGGCGGCCTTGCTCGCGCTGGCGCGCGAGGTGATCGCAGGCCGGCTCACCCTGCATGCCGGCGCCGACGTGCCGGCCACCCTGGCGGCGCTGCAGGCGCTGCCCGGCATCGGCGACTGGACCGCGCAGTACATCGCGATGCGCGCGCTGCGCTGGCCCGATGCCTTTCCCTCCGGCGACGTGGCGCTGCAGAAAGCGCTCGGCGTCTCGACGGCGCGCGCCGCGGCCGAGGCCTCGCAGGCCTGGCGACCGTGGCGCAGCTACGCGGTGCTGCGCGCCTGGTACAGCCCCGCTCCCGCAACCACCACCGGCATTCCTGCCTGACAGCCATGAAATTCAAGACCTCCCACCTGCGCACCGCGCATTTCGACAGCCCGCTCGGCGGCATCACGCTGGCGGCCACCGACCAGGGCCTGGCCGGCGTCTGGTTCGACCAGCAGCGTCACTGGCCCGACATGACCGGCTGGGTGCCCGATGCCGATCATCCGGTGCTGCGCGAGGCGGCCGCCCAGTTGCGCGACTATTTCGCCGGCACGCGCAAGCACTTCGACCTGCCGCTGGACCTTTCGCACGGCACGGCCTTCCAGCAATCGGTGTGGCAGGCGCTGCTCGCCATCCCGCCGGGCCAGACCACCAGCTACGGCGCGTTGAGCGCCGGCGTCGGCAATCCCGCTGCGGTGCGTGCGGTGGGTGCGGCGGTCGGCCGCAATCCGCTCAGCGTGATCGTGCCTTGCCACCGCGTGCTCGGCACCGACGGCTCGCTGACCGGCTATGCGGGCGGGCTCGATCGCAAGGCCGCGCTGCTCGAACTCGAAGGCGCCCGATGAGCGAAGGCGAGTGTGCGACCGCTGGCACGACCATCGTCAGCTCCCTCACGGAAGCACCGGGCGCGGCCCGGCCTGCACGCCGCGCCTGGCTGGTCGACCTGCTGCTGCTGGCCTCGCTGTGGGGCGCGTCCTTCCTCTTCATGCGCATCGGCGCGGCCGAGTTCGGCGCACTGCCCACGGCCGCGGTGCGGGTCGCGATCGCCGCCCTGTTCCTTTTGCCGCTGCTGTTCGCGCGCGGCCAGTGGCCCGCGTTGCGGCAGCGCTGGAAACCCGCGCTCGCGCTCGGCATCCTCAATTGCGGCCTGCCCTTCGCCTTCTTCTCGTTCGCGCTGCTGACCGTCAACAGCGGCCTGGCGGCGGTGCTCAATGCAACGACACCGATGTTCGGCGCCCTGGTGGCCTGGGCCTTCTTCGGCGACCGGCCCGGTGGCTCGCGCAGCGCGGGGCTGGTGGCCGGCTTCGCCGGCGTCGCGATGCTGGCCTCGCGCAGTGCGGGCTTCCACTCGGGCGCGGACCCTACCGCGGCGCTCTGGGCCATCGCGGCCTGTCTCGGCGCGTGCATCTGCTATGCCTTCGGCGCCAGCCTCACGCGCAAGCACCTGACCGGCGTTCCCGCGCTGGCCACGGCGACCGGCAACCAGATCGGCGCCACGCTCATGCTCGCGCTGCCCGCGTGGTGGCTGTGGCCGGCGCACATGCCGAGCCTGCACGCATGGCTGGCGCTGGTGGCGGTCGGCACGGCGTGCACCGGCCTCGCCTACGTGCTGTACTTCCGGTTGATCGAGAGTGCCGGGCCGGCGCGTGCGCTGACCGTGACCTTCCTGGTGCCGGTGTTCGCGCTGTTCTACGGCGCCGTGTTCCTCGACGAGCAGATCACGCCGTGGATGCTGGTCTGCGCCGCCGTGATCGTGTGCGGCGTGGCACTGTCGACGGGCATGGTCGTGCTCGGCCGGCGCCGGCCCGCGGCGGCTACTGCATCGCGCCCGCCACCACGTTGATGGACAGCGCCAGCACCAGCATGTTGAAGGCGAAGGACAGCACGCCGTGGATCAGCGTGATGCGCCGCATCTCGCGCGAGGTGACCTGCACGTCGGACACCTGCGAGGTCATGCCGACCACGAACGAGTAGTAGAGGAAGTCGAAGTAGTCCGGATCGAGCTCGCCCGGAAAATCCAGCCCCGGGCCGGCGGCCGACTTCTCGCGCTCCTCCTGGTAGAAGCG from Variovorax sp. PBL-E5 includes the following:
- a CDS encoding DNA-3-methyladenine glycosylase 2 family protein, with the protein product MSSTPASSPGLENDACYLAMKAHDARFDGSFFTGVTSTGVYCRPVCRVKLPRRENCRFFRHAAQAEAAGFRPCLRCRPELAPRAASWSTEDASRILALQAARLIDEPDAWAEDGPGAADIAARLGVSDRHLRRIFETQFGVSPLQYLQTRRLLAAKQLIADTRLPMTQVALASGFASVRRFNAAFVGHYGLNPSALRRAGPSRHGREGEAVEVRLGFRPPYDGETMLGFFARRALDGVEVVSGTGDAMQLARTLRVVQSTRLHTGWLQLRFDPLREQLLLRVGDSLAAVLPTVISRVRAMLDLDAEPMAINHALHAAFPHGDGLRVPGTVDGFELAVRAVLGQQITVAAARTLGTRLVQAFGEALATPVAGLDRLFPTPAAIAEASGDALGQLGIVRQRQAALLALAREVIAGRLTLHAGADVPATLAALQALPGIGDWTAQYIAMRALRWPDAFPSGDVALQKALGVSTARAAAEASQAWRPWRSYAVLRAWYSPAPATTTGIPA
- a CDS encoding methylated-DNA--[protein]-cysteine S-methyltransferase, with the translated sequence MKFKTSHLRTAHFDSPLGGITLAATDQGLAGVWFDQQRHWPDMTGWVPDADHPVLREAAAQLRDYFAGTRKHFDLPLDLSHGTAFQQSVWQALLAIPPGQTTSYGALSAGVGNPAAVRAVGAAVGRNPLSVIVPCHRVLGTDGSLTGYAGGLDRKAALLELEGAR
- a CDS encoding DMT family transporter, which translates into the protein MSEGECATAGTTIVSSLTEAPGAARPARRAWLVDLLLLASLWGASFLFMRIGAAEFGALPTAAVRVAIAALFLLPLLFARGQWPALRQRWKPALALGILNCGLPFAFFSFALLTVNSGLAAVLNATTPMFGALVAWAFFGDRPGGSRSAGLVAGFAGVAMLASRSAGFHSGADPTAALWAIAACLGACICYAFGASLTRKHLTGVPALATATGNQIGATLMLALPAWWLWPAHMPSLHAWLALVAVGTACTGLAYVLYFRLIESAGPARALTVTFLVPVFALFYGAVFLDEQITPWMLVCAAVIVCGVALSTGMVVLGRRRPAAATASRPPPR